In one window of Xiphophorus hellerii strain 12219 chromosome 23, Xiphophorus_hellerii-4.1, whole genome shotgun sequence DNA:
- the LOC116715001 gene encoding protocadherin gamma-A10-like has protein sequence MVIFPSLVSFSFFLLHVAHGEQSYSFPEEMKRGSVIGNIAKDLGLQTGALSTRRARIDTEESDKRYCDINVRNGALMVTERIDREGLCGEKASCILKQELVLEDPLELHRISLHIQDINDNSPVFKDVKIDLEIRESADRGARFLIEEAHDADVGQNSVQQYSLEKNENFILAANGNTVELVLDKELDREKQKEINLLLTALDGGSPQRSGTVVIHVTVLDANDNAPVFSQAVYKASLPENSPIGTVVITVSATDADEGVNGDVTYDFGHVTDEVMKIFSIDSKKGEIRVMDAVDYEVTTSYEIRIKAKDGLGLSSYAKVIISITDMNDNAPVVSLKSLTNPIPEDTPAGTEVGIINVQDRDSENNRQVRCSIQENVPFKLVPSIKNYYSLVTTGQLDRELVSDYNITIFATDEGSPPLSSSKIIQLSVADINDNPPVFEEQSYSAYVSENNKPGSSLCTVSARDPDWRQNGTVIYSLLPGEVNGASVSSYLSVNGDTGVIHAVRSFDYEQFRSFKVQVMARDNGSPPLSSNVTVSVFISDINDNSPQILYPAPEGSSFMTELVPKVAHGGSLVSKVIAVDADSGQNAWLSYHIVKATDPGLFIIDLHSGEIRTQRDISESDSMKQNLIVAVKDNGQPSLSATCSMYLLISDNLAEVPELKDISYDEKNSKLTLYLIIALVSVSTFFLTFVIIILGVRFCRRRKPRLLFDGAVAIPGAYLPPNYSDVDGTGTLRSTYNYDAYLTTGSRTSDFKFVSSYNDNTLPADQTLKKSPTDFADVFGVCDDSPEV, from the coding sequence ATGGTAATCTTTCCGTCGCTGGttagcttctctttttttcttctgcacgTCGCGCATGGAGAACAGAGTTATTCCTTTCCAGAGGAGATGAAACGAGGATCAGTTATTGGAAATATCGCGAAGGATCTCGGGCTGCAGACAGGTGCGCTGTCCACCAGAAGAGCCCGCATTGACACCGAGGAGAGTGATAAACGTTACTGTGACATCAACGTGAGAAACGGAGCGCTGATGGTGACCGAGAGGATTGATCGTGAAGGCCTTTGTGGCGAAAAGGCTTCATGTATCCTAAAACAAGAGCTCGTTTTGGAAGATCCTCTGGAGCTGCATCGGATCAGCCTTCATATTCAAGATATTAATGATAACTCACCAGTATTTAAGGACGTAAAAATAGACTTAGAAATTAGAGAATCGGCAGACAGAGGAGCTCGCTTTTTAATCGAGGAGGCTCACGATGCGGATGTAGGACAAAATTCAGTTCAGCAATATAGCCTTGAAAAGAACGAAAATTTTATTCTGGCTGCGAATGGAAACACAGTGGAGCTTGTTTTAGATAAGGAACTTGAtcgagaaaaacaaaaggaaattaatttaCTCCTTACAGCTTTAGATGGCGGATCTCCTCAGAGATCAGGTACAGTGGTCATACATGTAACTGTACTGGATGCTAATGATAACGCCCCAGTGTTTAGCCAGGCCGTTTATAAAGCCAGTCTGCCTGAAAACTCTCCTATTGGTACTGTAGTGATAACAGTGAGCGCAACTGATGCAGATGAGGGAGTGAATGGAGATGTGACCTATGATTTTGGACATGTTACAGATGAAGTGATGAAAATATTCAGCATTGATAGTAAAAAAGGGGAAATACGTGTAATGGATGCAGTAGATTATGAAGTTACAACATCATATGAAATACGTATTAAAGCAAAAGATGGTCTGGGGTTATCATCTTATGCTAAGGTTATCATTTCTATCACTGATATGAACGACAACGCCCCTGTAGTCAGTCTTAAATCACTGACCAATCCCATACCAGAAGACACTCCAGCTGGTACAGAGGTGGGCATCATTAATGTACAGGACAGAGACTCTGAGAATAACCGACAGGTTCGCTGCTCCATCCAGGAAAATGTCCCTTTTAAGTTGGTTCCTTCTATTAAAAACTATTATTCTCTGGTGACCACAGGACAACTGGACCGTGAACTAGTATCTGATTACAACATTACAATCTTTGCCACTGATGAAGGCTCTCCTCCTCTGTCCTCCTCTAAAATTATTCAGTTATCTGTAGCTGACATCAATGACAACCCACCTGTGTTTGAGGAACAGTCCTACAGCGCATATGTGAGTGAAAATAACAAACCTGGCTCCTCTTTATGTACTGTTTCTGCTCGAGATCCTGACTGGAGACAAAACGGTACAGTGATTTATTCTCTGTTACCTGGTGAGGTGAACGGTGCCTCGGTGTCCTCCTATCTATCTGTTAATGGAGACACAGGAGTGATCCACGCTGTGAGGTCATTTGATTATGAACAGTTCAGGAGTTTCAAAGTCCAAGTGATGGCCAGAGACAATGGTTctcctcctctcagcagcaACGTGACTGTCAGTGTGTTCATATCAGATATCAATGACAACTCTCCTCAGATATTGTATCCAGCACCAGAGGGCAGCTCCTTCATGACTGAGTTGGTCCCTAAAGTTGCACATGGAGGATCTCTGGTGTCCAAAGTGATAGCAGTGGACGCAGACTCTGGACAGAACGCCTGGCTGTCCTATCATATAGTCAAAGCCACAGATCCTGGACTTTTCATTATTGATTTGCACAGTGGAGAAATCAGGACACAGCGGGACATTTCAGAATCTGACAGCATGAAACAGAACCTGATTGTTGCAGTGAAAGATAATGGACAGCCCTCTCTGTCTGCCACCTGTTCAATGTATTTACTTATTTCTGATAACTTGGCTGAAGTGCcagaactgaaagacatttctTATGATGAGAAGAACTCCAAACTGACCCTTTATCTGATCATTGCACTGGTTTCTGTGTCCACCTTCTTTCTGACCTTCGTCATCATCATCCTGGGTGTGAGGTTTTGTCGtaggagaaagcccagactgttgTTTGATGGAGCAGTAGCCATCCCAGGAGCTTATCTACCTCCAAATTACTCAGATGTTGACGGTACAGGAACTTTACGCAGCACCTATAATTATGATGCCTACCTGACAACAGGATCCAGAACCAGTGACTTTAAGTTTGTATCATCTTACAATGACAACACGCTGCCTGCTGACCAGACTCTGAAGAAAAGTCCAACAGACTTTGCTGATGTTTTTGGAGTCTGTGATGATTCCCCAGAGGTATGA
- the LOC116715000 gene encoding protocadherin gamma-A12-like, with translation MVIFPSLVSFSFFLLHVAHGEQSYSFPEEMKRGSVIGNIAKDLGLQTGALSTRRARIDTEESDKRYCDINVRNGALMVTERIDREGLCGEKASCILKQELVLEDPLELHRISLHIQDINDNSPVFREVKIDLEIRESAVRGARFLIEEAHDADVGQNSVQQYSLEKNENFILAANGNTVELVLDKELDREKQKEINLLLAALDGGSPQRSGTVVIHVTVLDANDNAPVFSQAVYKASLPENSPIGTLVITVSATDADEGVNGDVTYEFGHVIDEVMKIFSIDSKKGEIRVMDAVDYEVTTSYEVRVKAKDGLGLSSYAKVIISITDVNDNAPVVSLKSLTNPIPEDTPAGTEVGIINVQDRDSENNRQVRCSIQENVPFKLVPSIKNYYSLVTTGQLDRELVSDYNITIIATDEGSPPLSSSKTIQLSVADINDNPPVFEEQSYSAYVSENNKPGSSLCTVSARDPDWRQNGTVIYSLLPGEVNGASVSSYLSVNGDTGVIHAVRSFDYEQFRSFKVQVMARDNGSPPLSSNVTVSVFISDVNDNSPQILYPAPEGSSFMTELVPKAAHGGSLVSKVIAVDADSGQNAWLSYHIVKATDPGLFIIDLHSGEIRTQRDISESDSMKQNLIVAVKDNGQPSLSATCSMFLLISDNLAEVPELKDISYDEKNSKLTFYLIIALVSVSTFFLTFIIIILGVRFCRRRKPRLLFDGAVAIPGAYLPPNYSDVDGTGTLRSTYNYDAYLTTGSRTSDFKFVSSYNDNTLPADQTLKKSPTDFADVFGVCDDSPEV, from the coding sequence AGGATCTCGGGCTGCAGACAGGTGCGCTGTCCACCAGAAGAGCCCGCATTGACACCGAGGAGAGTGATAAACGTTACTGTGACATCAACGTGAGAAACGGAGCGCTGATGGTGACCGAGAGGATTGATCGTGAAGGCCTTTGTGGCGAAAAGGCTTCATGTATCCTAAAACAAGAACTCGTTTTGGAAGATCCTCTGGAGCTGCATCGGATCAGCCTTCATATTCAAGATATTAATGATAACTCACCAGTATTTAGGGAAGTAAAAATAGACTTAGAAATTAGAGAATCGGCAGTAAGAGGAGCTCGCTTTTTAATCGAGGAGGCTCACGATGCGGATGTAGGACAAAATTCAGTTCAGCAGTATAGCCTTGAAAAGAACGAAAATTTCATTCTGGCtgctaatggaaacacagtggAGCTTGTTTTAGATAAGGAGCTTGAtcgagaaaaacaaaaggaaattaatttaCTCCTTGCAGCTTTAGATGGCGGATCTCCTCAGAGATCAGGTACAGTGGTCATACATGTAACTGTACTGGATGCTAATGATAACGCCCCAGTGTTTAGCCAGGCCGTTTATAAAGCCAGTCTGCCTGAAAACTCTCCTATTGGTACTTTAGTGATAACAGTGAGCGCAACTGATGCAGATGAGGGAGTGAATGGAGATGTGACCTATGAATTTGGACATGTTATAGATGAAGTGATGAAAATATTCAGCATTGATAGTAAGAAAGGGGAAATACGTGTAATGGATGCTGTAGATTATGAAGTTACAACATCATATGAAGTACGCGTTAAAGCAAAAGATGGTCTGGGTTTGTCATCTTATGCTAAGGTTATCATTTCTATCACTGATGTTAATGACAACGCCCCTGTAGTTAGTCTGAAATCACTGACCAATCCCATACCAGAAGACACTCCAGCTGGTACAGAGGTGGGCATCATTAATGTACAGGACAGAGACTCTGAGAATAACCGACAGGTTCGCTGCTCCATCCAGGAAAATGTCCCTTTTAAGTTGGTTCCTTCTATTAAAAACTATTATTCTCTGGTGACCACAGGACAACTGGACCGTGAACTAGTATCTGATTACAACATTACAATCATTGCCACTGATGAAGGCTCTCCTCCTCTGTCCTCCTCTAAAACTATTCAGTTATCTGTAGCTGACATCAATGACAACCCACCTGTGTTTGAGGAACAGTCCTACAGCGCATATGTGAGTGAAAATAACAAACCTGGCTCCTCTTTATGTACTGTTTCTGCTCGAGATCCTGACTGGAGACAAAACGGTACAGTGATTTATTCTCTGTTACCTGGTGAGGTGAACGGTGCCTCGGTGTCCTCCTATCTATCTGTTAATGGAGACACAGGAGTGATCCACGCTGTGAGGTCATTTGATTATGAACAGTTCAGGAGTTTCAAAGTCCAAGTGATGGCCAGAGACAATGGTTctcctcctctcagcagcaACGTGACTGTCAGTGTGTTCATATCTGATGTGAATGACAACTCTCCTCAGATATTGTATCCAGCACCAGAGGGCAGCTCCTTCATGACTGAGTTGGTCCCTAAAGCTGCACATGGAGGGTCTCTGGTGTCCAAAGTGATAGCAGTGGACGCAGACTCTGGACAGAACGCCTGGCTGTCCTATCATATAGTCAAAGCCACAGATCCTGGACTTTTCATTATTGATTTGCACAGTGGAGAAATCAGGACACAGCGGGACATTTCAGAATCTGACAGCATGAAACAGAACCTGATTGTTGCAGTGAAAGATAATGGACAGCCCTCTCTGTCTGCCACCTGTTCaatgtttttacttatttctgATAACTTGGCTGAAGTGCcagaactgaaagacatttctTATGATGAGAAGAACTCCAAACTGACCTTTTATCTGATCATTGCGCTGGTTTCTGTGTCCACCTTCTTtctgaccttcatcatcatcatcctgggTGTGAGGTTTTGTCGtaggagaaagcccagactgttgTTTGATGGAGCAGTAGCCATCCCAGGAGCTTATCTTCCTCCAAATTACTCAGATGTTGACGGTACAGGAACTTTACGCAGCACCTATAATTATGATGCCTACCTGACAACAGGATCCAGAACCAGTGACTTTAAATTTGTATCATCTTACAATGACAACACGCTGCCTGCTGACCAGACTCTGAAGAAAAGTCCAACagattttgctgatgtttttggAGTCTGTGATGATTCCCCAGAGGTATGA